Proteins encoded within one genomic window of Rossellomorea vietnamensis:
- the esaA gene encoding type VII secretion protein EsaA, with the protein MTEKVSLFKLLLAVMMILATPLLFFRSVGENPLKVKENATKAIAIVNEDAGTEVDGEPLAFGGDVTSILEDQSSFEWTVVGRSAGENGLQSSKYDAVVYIPSDFSDKVMTYDEERPEKTNLNFKVQPQLNAVNKEKVQLEIEKATKRVNHKMSSLYWNYVSADMENIRAEFDEILQKEQTFQETMLAFYKPSSKDLAGQIEQQTSMLSNLQNSIQQADSRTPQQQNTLESFEQSLSSFVEYVNQYREYQDNQKQLLADIQSQSVQMINESTENQQPRYLKSKSLFSEQSEALTAGLTQLNSNMDTNQEIFTDLQKRRFEEVGRQVEDFYSFQERVLNFYQQLQDTTTLNNLQGNIFELNNKLAEGDGEIFNPPAPPEIPEPPKDGEDPAPHQVVISSQEGETEPGEPTDPSPAPPNLEPEITELTAISAEIDTLKETLTNLTVPTPEDITAAVTNIQTINDRILQVRTKLQGKNNSSENPLQAEVDRLLGEVSRLLEDNQTLIDKIDELTKQVETLTTENEELKDQVKTLTETNEALINQLEMFSDNISNIVAEIEDKESSILNSAALSENRRNTLYGYFSRGINNYKLMDLLQYYSYLDRYEATLNGMLTENGVKAAVLQDEDLKNEVNEILKVSQTEQAEWEQLNTGLPTTEDALITLQDSYTVFAAEYNQTIDDQQAQVTESLNAINQEATNVLNRIQQPEQAAPTPVQGAAGPDLVGNQKQIGSEIKSIHSFLDTVNESQSTIVSYTNELQSNVSNVQSDADTLNNKWATNVASTQLIRDDVFSVLGNAFVDGQSNGYVYDFLTNPLNVKGDVPEEKSASVLPPVVILFIVLLSSLLIGYTSYYFQNAPLWIQGVIFLLLNMIVGFVISLYGLDIYPLVESRSVEWTVFTILLLLTASGLVRVAFVAHRLVGWFVSVGLITLFVTPLLALTTPNFNFKDPMSTVYMSIQYGTESLFNQAVIILGLVVIGLAVLQVLLNRRSNTQTDESSEAYEG; encoded by the coding sequence ATGACAGAGAAGGTAAGCCTGTTCAAACTTTTATTAGCGGTCATGATGATTCTTGCAACTCCTCTTCTATTCTTCCGTTCAGTAGGTGAAAACCCGCTGAAAGTGAAAGAAAACGCCACTAAAGCCATTGCTATTGTGAATGAAGATGCAGGGACAGAAGTAGATGGGGAGCCCTTGGCATTTGGTGGGGATGTTACGTCCATATTGGAGGATCAATCTTCCTTTGAATGGACAGTCGTTGGCAGAAGTGCAGGAGAAAACGGTCTTCAAAGTTCAAAATATGACGCAGTGGTCTATATCCCTTCGGACTTCTCTGACAAAGTCATGACATATGATGAAGAAAGACCGGAAAAGACTAACCTGAATTTTAAAGTTCAACCCCAACTGAATGCTGTAAATAAAGAAAAGGTGCAGTTGGAAATCGAAAAGGCCACCAAAAGGGTCAATCATAAAATGTCCTCCCTTTATTGGAATTATGTATCAGCGGATATGGAGAATATCCGGGCGGAATTCGATGAAATTTTACAAAAAGAACAGACATTCCAAGAAACGATGCTGGCATTCTATAAACCTAGTTCAAAGGATCTCGCTGGTCAGATCGAACAGCAGACATCGATGCTATCAAATCTTCAAAACTCGATCCAGCAGGCTGACAGTCGGACACCACAACAGCAAAATACGTTGGAATCCTTTGAACAAAGCCTTTCAAGCTTCGTAGAATATGTGAACCAATATAGAGAATATCAGGATAATCAAAAGCAATTATTAGCGGATATTCAGTCACAATCCGTACAGATGATCAATGAATCAACTGAAAACCAGCAGCCGCGCTACTTAAAGTCCAAATCACTATTCTCAGAGCAAAGTGAGGCTTTAACGGCAGGTTTGACTCAGTTGAATAGCAATATGGATACAAACCAGGAGATATTCACCGACCTGCAGAAGCGCAGATTTGAAGAAGTAGGTAGACAGGTGGAAGATTTCTACTCCTTTCAGGAAAGAGTGTTGAATTTCTATCAGCAGCTTCAGGACACAACAACGCTGAATAACCTGCAAGGAAATATTTTCGAGCTTAATAATAAGTTGGCTGAAGGAGATGGGGAGATCTTCAATCCACCTGCCCCACCTGAGATTCCTGAGCCGCCAAAAGATGGAGAGGATCCCGCCCCTCACCAGGTCGTGATTTCCTCACAGGAAGGAGAGACCGAGCCAGGGGAACCAACTGACCCTTCTCCGGCACCACCGAATTTAGAACCGGAAATAACGGAGCTGACAGCTATTTCTGCGGAAATCGATACGTTGAAAGAAACACTGACTAACTTAACCGTACCAACACCCGAAGACATAACGGCAGCTGTGACCAATATTCAAACGATCAATGATCGCATCCTACAGGTCCGAACGAAGCTGCAAGGGAAAAATAATAGTTCTGAGAACCCTCTTCAGGCCGAAGTGGATAGACTGTTGGGAGAAGTATCAAGACTTCTTGAAGATAATCAGACACTGATTGATAAAATTGATGAACTGACCAAACAGGTTGAAACTCTTACAACCGAAAATGAAGAGCTCAAAGATCAAGTCAAGACATTGACTGAGACAAATGAAGCTCTCATAAACCAATTGGAGATGTTCTCAGATAACATTTCGAATATCGTTGCCGAAATTGAGGATAAGGAGAGTTCGATCCTGAACTCAGCCGCTTTATCGGAAAATAGGAGAAACACCTTATATGGCTATTTTTCCCGCGGGATTAATAACTATAAGCTTATGGATCTTCTACAGTACTACTCTTACCTCGATCGCTATGAAGCGACTCTAAACGGGATGTTAACGGAGAATGGAGTGAAAGCGGCCGTTCTTCAGGATGAAGATCTTAAAAATGAGGTCAATGAGATCTTGAAAGTGAGTCAGACGGAACAAGCGGAGTGGGAACAATTAAATACAGGGTTGCCGACTACTGAGGATGCCCTTATTACACTTCAAGACTCTTACACTGTATTTGCTGCTGAATACAATCAAACCATAGATGATCAGCAAGCACAGGTTACAGAGAGCCTGAATGCGATTAATCAAGAGGCAACAAATGTATTAAATAGAATCCAGCAGCCTGAACAAGCGGCTCCAACTCCTGTTCAGGGAGCAGCAGGTCCTGATTTAGTAGGGAACCAAAAGCAAATCGGAAGTGAAATCAAGTCGATCCATTCCTTCCTGGATACAGTGAATGAAAGCCAAAGTACAATCGTTTCCTATACGAACGAGCTTCAATCAAATGTATCCAATGTACAAAGTGATGCGGATACCTTGAATAATAAGTGGGCAACGAATGTAGCTTCCACTCAATTGATCCGTGATGATGTATTCAGCGTCCTCGGAAATGCGTTCGTTGACGGACAATCCAATGGGTATGTATATGATTTCTTAACAAATCCTTTAAACGTAAAGGGTGATGTTCCGGAAGAGAAGAGTGCGAGCGTTCTTCCACCGGTTGTTATCCTGTTTATCGTCTTGTTATCCAGCTTACTTATCGGATATACAAGCTATTACTTCCAAAATGCACCTCTTTGGATTCAAGGAGTTATTTTTCTCCTCCTGAATATGATTGTCGGATTCGTGATCAGTCTGTATGGGTTGGACATCTATCCGTTGGTGGAATCACGTTCTGTCGAGTGGACGGTCTTTACGATCCTTCTATTATTGACTGCATCAGGACTTGTCAGAGTGGCTTTTGTGGCACATCGTTTAGTGGGCTGGTTTGTTTCTGTAGGGCTCATCACCCTGTTTGTGACACCACTATTAGCCTTGACTACGCCGAATTTCAATTTTAAAGATCCGATGTCTACTGTGTATATGTCGATTCAATACGGCACGGAGTCACTTTTCAATCAAGCTGTCATTATTTTGGGATTGGTCGTGATTGGTCTTGCCGTCTTACAAGTATTGTTGAATAGGCGCTCTAATACCCAAACCGATGAGAGTTCGGAAGCTTATGAGGGGTAA
- a CDS encoding carboxymuconolactone decarboxylase family protein, with amino-acid sequence MNQDRYQNGLDKLMEYTLTDNIEISTHLKISEALEDIAPDVGKYIIEFAYGEIYTRKGLTNKQRALVTISSLVTQGTEPQLELHINTGLTAGLTEEEIVESITHLIPYTGFPRVLNALTVAKKVFAIRHEDKH; translated from the coding sequence ATGAATCAAGACAGATATCAAAACGGTTTGGATAAACTGATGGAATATACACTGACCGATAATATAGAAATCTCCACTCATCTCAAAATCTCGGAAGCACTGGAAGATATCGCTCCCGATGTGGGAAAATACATCATCGAATTTGCCTATGGTGAAATATATACTAGGAAAGGATTGACGAATAAACAGCGCGCCCTCGTCACCATTTCCTCCCTTGTGACACAAGGAACGGAGCCCCAGCTTGAGCTCCATATCAACACGGGACTAACAGCAGGGTTAACGGAGGAAGAAATCGTCGAGAGCATCACTCATTTAATTCCTTATACCGGATTCCCACGCGTTCTTAATGCGTTAACGGTTGCGAAGAAAGTATTCGCTATCCGTCATGAGGATAAACACTGA
- a CDS encoding GntP family permease: MFSILIGLILLMVFAYLGWSIIWIAPIVAGIVALMSGMDLMDAYTNTYMSGFVNFAKQWFPIFLLGAVFGKLMEDMGAAKSVAYQITKLIGEKRAILGVLVASAVLTYGGVSLFVVVFAIYPIALALFRNADISRKLIAPTIVLGAFTFTMTAVPGTPQIQNLIPMKTFHTSPMAGSWMGLVSSLIMAVGGYLWLVGRQKKMAASGDTFKEISQAGAGSNEEQQALPNWIVSLLPLLLVVVLLNGIKLDAIPSLLAGIVLILLINLSRYKKFIPSINEGAKGSVMAIINTSAAVGFGAVVTSVPDFDRITDLVLGISSNPLISESLIVQILAMITGSASGGMGIAMQALGDTYYHLSQTTGISPEAFHRMASIASGASILPHNGALLTLLAVTNVTHKDCYKDVFMVGLVIPTIAVIAGIIMASIGLI, encoded by the coding sequence TTGTTTAGTATTTTAATAGGATTGATCCTGTTGATGGTCTTTGCCTATCTGGGGTGGTCCATCATATGGATCGCACCAATCGTCGCAGGCATTGTGGCGCTGATGAGCGGTATGGACCTGATGGATGCGTATACCAACACGTATATGTCGGGATTCGTGAACTTTGCCAAGCAGTGGTTTCCTATTTTCTTATTGGGAGCTGTATTTGGAAAACTGATGGAAGATATGGGTGCTGCCAAATCGGTTGCTTACCAAATCACTAAATTGATCGGGGAGAAGCGCGCCATTCTTGGTGTACTTGTCGCTTCGGCCGTTCTGACCTATGGTGGCGTGAGTCTCTTTGTCGTGGTATTCGCGATTTATCCCATCGCTTTGGCTTTATTCAGGAATGCGGATATATCTAGAAAGCTTATTGCCCCGACGATCGTGCTGGGGGCATTTACGTTCACCATGACGGCTGTTCCGGGAACTCCGCAAATACAGAATTTGATTCCGATGAAGACGTTTCACACGTCACCGATGGCAGGTTCATGGATGGGCTTAGTATCCTCACTCATCATGGCTGTCGGGGGATATCTGTGGCTCGTGGGCAGGCAGAAGAAGATGGCTGCTAGCGGTGATACCTTTAAGGAAATCAGCCAAGCAGGGGCAGGGTCCAATGAAGAGCAGCAAGCTTTACCCAATTGGATTGTCTCCTTGCTGCCGTTACTTTTGGTTGTCGTGTTATTGAACGGTATCAAATTGGACGCCATCCCTTCTTTATTGGCAGGGATTGTTCTGATTCTCCTAATCAATTTGAGCCGATATAAGAAATTCATCCCTTCCATCAATGAAGGGGCAAAAGGCTCTGTGATGGCCATCATCAATACAAGTGCCGCAGTAGGCTTCGGTGCAGTCGTGACGAGTGTACCTGATTTTGACCGCATCACGGATCTAGTATTGGGAATCTCGTCAAATCCTTTGATCTCTGAGTCACTGATCGTACAGATCCTTGCCATGATCACCGGTTCTGCTTCAGGTGGAATGGGAATTGCCATGCAGGCACTTGGCGATACCTATTACCACTTATCACAGACAACGGGTATAAGTCCCGAAGCGTTTCACCGCATGGCATCGATTGCTTCAGGTGCATCAATCCTGCCTCATAATGGAGCATTACTGACGCTCTTGGCAGTGACGAATGTAACCCATAAAGACTGTTATAAGGATGTATTCATGGTCGGCCTCGTCATCCCTACGATCGCAGTAATTGCAGGGATCATTATGGCAAGCATCGGTCTAATATAA
- a CDS encoding LysR family transcriptional regulator, which produces MDIRQLTYFNEVAKFKSFTKASNVLHLSQPTLSKMVRSLEDELEMELIDRSARQIELTEAGEIVYEQGQVILESLDHLSTHLYDLMNLKKGKIKIGIPPLIGFLFFPSIIKEFKTLYPDIQIHLNEYGANKVEEEVRDGMLDLGVVVLPMDQEQFDVVPFVSEKHMLFVHHSHPLAEKDSVEMNELHDEDFILFSEDFALHDKIIEECRKAGFYPKVAYESSQWDFIGEMIGQNLGISIFPQSISKKVDQGVVRSIPIVNPVVPWNLGIITKKGRYESFAVREFKKMLDDR; this is translated from the coding sequence TTGGATATTCGACAGCTTACCTACTTTAATGAAGTGGCCAAATTCAAAAGTTTTACGAAAGCTTCAAATGTTCTTCATCTATCCCAGCCCACCCTTAGTAAAATGGTCCGGAGCCTGGAAGATGAACTGGAGATGGAACTGATTGACCGGTCCGCCCGTCAAATCGAACTGACTGAGGCGGGGGAAATCGTTTATGAACAGGGGCAGGTCATCCTGGAATCCCTTGATCACTTATCGACTCATCTGTATGACTTAATGAACTTAAAGAAAGGGAAAATCAAAATTGGAATCCCGCCGTTGATTGGATTTTTATTTTTCCCAAGCATCATAAAGGAATTTAAAACATTATATCCGGACATCCAGATACATCTGAACGAATATGGTGCCAATAAAGTGGAGGAAGAAGTGAGGGATGGGATGCTGGACCTGGGGGTGGTCGTCTTACCTATGGATCAAGAGCAGTTTGACGTCGTCCCCTTCGTTTCTGAGAAACATATGCTTTTTGTCCATCACTCTCACCCTTTGGCGGAAAAAGATTCGGTGGAAATGAACGAATTACATGATGAAGACTTCATCCTCTTCAGTGAAGACTTTGCCCTGCATGACAAAATCATTGAAGAGTGCAGAAAGGCGGGATTTTATCCAAAGGTCGCCTATGAGAGTTCACAGTGGGACTTTATAGGCGAAATGATCGGGCAAAATCTTGGCATTTCCATCTTCCCTCAATCCATTTCTAAAAAAGTGGACCAGGGAGTCGTAAGATCCATTCCCATCGTAAACCCGGTCGTTCCGTGGAACTTAGGGATCATCACGAAAAAAGGAAGATACGAATCGTTTGCTGTTCGTGAATTCAAGAAAATGCTGGATGACCGATAA
- the essC gene encoding type VII secretion protein EssC, whose protein sequence is MYALWVFHDHYYQTILLKDENKKITLGPQIEDTITILSLPSTVEIEKFGSTFRLHREGEEGSILEPGSDHRLQIGDNELHIIITSFKPKAEIFYIGHKEEISMSTVEPEATIYHPYGNREASCFWYKDSDGGWIVATGDSSSLYLNGHLVTGKQKLQTGDILFTAFLSVTLLEDDLIEIHSIEDYQTSLVETVRPMSEMQKKYPNYRRTPRMVYDLPDEKVQLSFPSQESSDTNRSLWLIILPPLMMLIVMGIVAIVIPRGIFIIISMVMFTTTLVTSTVQFFKDKSSKKKSQERRKRIYTQYLENKREELQSLAERQSDVLQFHFPSFERMKYLTDQLSDRLWERTIESPDFLQFRLGRGKLPASYSISVNSSDMSNREMDELLEESQKLEEAYREIEQLPVTADLHKGAIGLIGKESVYKNEIHQLIGQLTFFHSYHDVRFVSIFHEEEYQDWEWMKWLPHFQLPQSFAKGFIYNEKTRDQILSSIYEILRERDIDEDSEKVRYAPHFVFVITNHQLISDHVILEYLEGEYGHLGMSVIFAAEAKESLSDNVHTLVRYINDNDGDILIQDKKAVKIPFTMDGYEHDGNEKYARTLRTLNHQIGMTNSIPTSVSFLDMLRVRDVDQLPIEENWLSRESAKSLAVPVGLKGKEDIVELNLHEKAHGPHGLLAGTTGSGKSEFLQTYILSLAVHFHPHEVAFLLIDYKGGGMAQPFKNIPHLLGTITNIEGSKNFSTRALASIKSELKRRQRLFDRYEVNHINDYTRLYKRGKTEEPLPHLFLISDEFAELKSEEPEFIKELVSAARIGRSLGVHLILATQKPGGVIDNQIWSNARFRVALKVQNTEDSREILKNGDAASLTVTGRGYLQVGNNEVYDLFQSAWSGAPYQEESFEAEDEVAIVTDLGLIPLSEVSTNPGSQKEMTSEIDAVVDRIEALQNQMDLKKLSSPWLPPLSNRIYRTGFAQTEENKILLSMVDEPEKQSQTPYHYEVIEDGNVGIFGSSGYGKTQTLITLLMGMATQFTPEEIHYYLLDFGNGGLLPLKQLPHTADYFLIDEERKIEKFIGILDDELARRKQLFQKQEVSSIKMYNTVSEDKLPLLFVTIDNFDLVKEEMQELEAEINQFARDGQSLGVYMYFTATRVNSVRQSLMNNLKTKIVHYLMDSSEAYTMLGRLPFSPEAIPGRAIVKKDTAYFSQVFLPTEGKDDYEQLNLLKEDIQLLKEKYKGLSSPKPVPMLPTELTMVNFTQYTDSRIKAGLLPIGLDEETVEPVYVNFKKTKHCLVLGQAQKGKTNVLKVLANTALLQDSEHIAIFDSIDRGLSNLMREDKVVYMENKEHISMWLNRVEELFSSREEQYNLSIQKGSTLPSFSPVMLIVDGYARFLQNLDPLLQDKIVKCMKNYSHLGFCVIVSGNNSELTKGYDTLTVEMKQIRQALVLMKKSEQTLFTLSYDRREPEIQPGFGYYIENGKEIKIQIPLMVTERKVHA, encoded by the coding sequence ATGTATGCCCTATGGGTTTTTCACGACCATTATTATCAAACGATCCTCTTGAAGGATGAAAACAAAAAAATCACTTTGGGTCCCCAAATAGAAGATACGATCACGATCCTGTCCTTGCCTTCAACTGTCGAAATAGAGAAATTCGGATCAACCTTCCGTCTTCATCGTGAAGGGGAAGAAGGCAGCATCCTTGAACCAGGCAGTGATCATCGCCTGCAGATCGGGGATAATGAGCTGCATATCATCATCACTTCATTCAAACCAAAGGCGGAGATCTTTTATATAGGCCATAAAGAAGAAATCAGTATGTCGACTGTGGAACCTGAAGCAACGATCTATCATCCATACGGGAACAGGGAAGCAAGCTGCTTCTGGTACAAGGATTCCGATGGTGGATGGATAGTAGCAACGGGTGATTCTTCTTCTCTATATCTAAATGGTCATTTGGTTACAGGAAAACAGAAGCTACAAACTGGTGACATTCTATTTACTGCTTTCTTATCCGTTACCCTGTTAGAGGATGATTTAATCGAGATACATAGTATCGAAGACTATCAGACTTCGTTAGTGGAAACTGTGAGACCGATGTCCGAGATGCAGAAGAAATATCCCAATTACCGCCGTACACCGAGGATGGTTTACGATCTGCCGGATGAAAAGGTTCAATTATCCTTTCCGAGTCAGGAATCCAGTGATACAAACCGGAGTTTGTGGTTAATCATCCTCCCTCCACTCATGATGCTGATCGTCATGGGGATTGTAGCCATTGTCATTCCGAGGGGAATTTTCATCATTATCTCGATGGTCATGTTCACCACCACCCTTGTTACATCGACCGTCCAGTTCTTCAAAGATAAAAGCAGCAAAAAGAAATCTCAGGAACGCAGAAAACGCATCTATACTCAATACTTGGAGAATAAAAGGGAAGAGCTTCAGTCCCTTGCAGAGAGACAGTCCGATGTCCTTCAATTTCATTTCCCTTCATTTGAAAGAATGAAGTACCTGACAGATCAGCTTTCCGACAGGCTTTGGGAGAGGACGATTGAAAGTCCCGACTTCCTTCAGTTCCGATTGGGCAGGGGGAAGCTACCTGCCAGCTACAGTATTTCGGTGAATTCTTCCGATATGTCCAATCGTGAAATGGATGAGCTATTGGAAGAATCACAGAAGTTAGAAGAGGCCTATCGGGAAATCGAACAATTACCGGTAACAGCCGATCTTCATAAAGGGGCCATCGGTTTGATCGGGAAAGAATCCGTCTACAAAAACGAGATTCACCAGCTTATCGGCCAATTGACGTTCTTTCATAGCTACCATGATGTACGATTCGTCTCCATCTTTCATGAAGAAGAGTACCAGGATTGGGAGTGGATGAAATGGTTACCCCATTTTCAATTACCCCAGTCCTTTGCAAAAGGGTTCATTTACAACGAGAAAACGAGGGATCAAATCCTCTCCTCCATTTATGAAATCCTGCGTGAAAGAGATATAGATGAAGATTCAGAAAAGGTAAGATATGCTCCTCATTTCGTCTTTGTCATCACGAATCATCAGCTTATTTCTGACCATGTGATCCTGGAATACCTGGAAGGGGAGTATGGACACCTGGGGATGTCTGTCATATTCGCGGCAGAGGCCAAAGAAAGCTTATCAGATAATGTTCACACACTCGTCCGTTACATTAATGATAACGACGGGGATATCCTGATTCAGGATAAGAAAGCTGTAAAGATTCCTTTCACCATGGATGGGTATGAGCATGACGGAAATGAGAAATATGCAAGAACCCTGCGAACCCTTAACCATCAGATCGGGATGACTAACTCGATCCCTACAAGCGTGTCTTTCCTCGACATGCTCAGAGTGAGGGATGTGGATCAACTGCCGATTGAAGAAAATTGGCTATCGAGAGAATCAGCTAAGTCGCTGGCTGTGCCTGTCGGTTTAAAAGGTAAGGAAGATATCGTCGAGCTTAACTTGCATGAAAAGGCCCACGGGCCTCACGGATTACTTGCAGGGACGACTGGATCAGGTAAGAGTGAATTCCTGCAGACATATATTCTATCGTTAGCGGTTCACTTCCATCCCCATGAAGTAGCGTTTCTGTTAATCGATTATAAGGGCGGGGGAATGGCCCAACCGTTCAAGAACATTCCTCACTTATTGGGAACGATCACCAATATCGAGGGAAGTAAGAACTTCAGTACCAGGGCGCTTGCCTCCATTAAGAGTGAGCTGAAACGGAGACAGCGCTTATTCGATCGTTATGAAGTGAATCATATTAACGATTACACGCGTCTCTACAAACGAGGGAAAACGGAAGAGCCCCTTCCCCATTTATTCCTCATCTCGGATGAGTTTGCGGAATTAAAAAGTGAAGAGCCGGAGTTTATCAAAGAATTGGTCAGTGCAGCCCGTATCGGTCGTAGCCTGGGGGTTCATCTTATTCTTGCCACCCAGAAGCCGGGCGGCGTCATAGACAATCAAATCTGGAGTAATGCCCGTTTTAGAGTTGCTTTGAAAGTACAAAACACAGAGGACAGCCGCGAAATCCTTAAAAATGGAGATGCAGCATCCCTGACGGTGACAGGAAGAGGATACCTACAGGTTGGAAACAATGAAGTGTATGACTTATTCCAATCAGCCTGGAGCGGTGCCCCTTACCAGGAGGAGTCCTTTGAAGCAGAGGATGAAGTGGCGATCGTCACGGATCTGGGACTCATTCCTTTATCCGAAGTATCGACGAATCCCGGCAGTCAAAAAGAAATGACCAGTGAAATCGACGCCGTAGTCGATCGGATCGAAGCATTGCAGAATCAAATGGACTTGAAGAAGTTATCCAGTCCTTGGCTCCCTCCTTTATCCAATCGGATTTACAGAACAGGATTCGCCCAGACTGAGGAGAATAAAATCCTCCTCTCCATGGTGGACGAGCCGGAGAAACAGAGCCAGACCCCATATCATTATGAGGTGATTGAGGACGGTAATGTTGGTATCTTCGGTTCATCCGGGTACGGGAAGACCCAAACGCTCATTACGTTATTAATGGGCATGGCTACACAGTTTACCCCGGAAGAGATCCATTATTATCTTCTCGACTTTGGGAATGGCGGATTGCTGCCACTGAAACAGCTACCTCATACGGCAGATTACTTCCTGATTGACGAAGAGAGGAAAATAGAGAAATTCATTGGGATTTTAGACGATGAACTGGCACGCAGAAAACAACTCTTCCAAAAACAAGAGGTCAGTTCCATCAAGATGTATAACACGGTAAGTGAAGATAAACTTCCTCTTTTATTTGTGACCATTGATAATTTTGATCTGGTCAAAGAAGAGATGCAGGAGCTTGAAGCAGAGATCAATCAGTTTGCGAGGGATGGCCAATCGCTTGGAGTATATATGTATTTTACAGCTACACGTGTAAATTCTGTACGACAGTCGTTGATGAATAATCTCAAAACGAAAATCGTCCACTATTTAATGGACAGTTCAGAGGCGTATACGATGTTAGGGAGATTACCTTTTTCTCCGGAAGCCATTCCAGGCAGAGCGATCGTTAAGAAAGATACGGCTTACTTCTCTCAAGTCTTCCTACCTACTGAAGGAAAAGATGATTATGAACAGCTGAATCTGTTGAAAGAAGATATTCAGTTATTGAAAGAGAAATATAAGGGCTTGTCTTCACCTAAACCGGTGCCGATGTTGCCGACAGAACTGACCATGGTCAACTTCACCCAGTATACAGATTCACGGATAAAAGCAGGCCTGCTGCCGATCGGGCTGGATGAAGAGACGGTTGAACCAGTGTATGTGAACTTCAAGAAAACAAAGCATTGCCTTGTATTGGGACAGGCACAAAAAGGGAAAACAAATGTGTTGAAAGTATTAGCCAACACAGCACTCCTCCAGGATAGTGAACATATTGCGATCTTCGATTCCATAGACAGGGGATTATCGAATTTGATGAGGGAAGACAAGGTTGTATATATGGAAAACAAAGAGCATATTTCCATGTGGCTTAACAGAGTGGAGGAGCTATTCAGTTCAAGAGAAGAGCAATATAACTTATCCATTCAAAAGGGAAGCACTCTCCCATCCTTCTCTCCTGTGATGTTGATCGTGGATGGGTATGCAAGATTCCTGCAAAATCTGGATCCCCTTCTCCAGGACAAAATTGTGAAGTGCATGAAAAATTACAGTCACTTAGGCTTCTGTGTGATCGTTTCCGGAAACAACAGTGAGTTAACGAAAGGCTACGATACATTAACGGTTGAAATGAAACAAATTCGACAAGCCCTTGTGTTGATGAAGAAATCAGAACAAACTCTATTCACTCTCAGTTATGACCGGAGAGAGCCGGAAATCCAGCCTGGTTTTGGTTATTATATTGAGAATGGAAAAGAAATCAAAATTCAAATACCACTTATGGTAACGGAAAGGAAAGTACACGCATGA
- the essA gene encoding type VII secretion protein EssA, with translation MRGKILLLLTCIVSVMMLFGSPIFAGTNINELIPNDYQENKFKKNSDLIHDQSSTNQKIKIPDEQKSLTFEGRPSNGLNELKDRIFYSEEKDTNTIKAKAVNLKLFSQSESARLGGLEEDSQSSSSLSLLIAIFVGICVVLLIAVIVIWNRTAQRKQGLK, from the coding sequence ATGAGGGGTAAAATCCTTCTTCTCCTGACATGCATCGTCAGTGTCATGATGTTGTTCGGTTCACCTATATTTGCAGGTACAAACATAAACGAATTGATACCGAACGATTATCAGGAAAATAAGTTCAAAAAAAACAGTGACCTGATCCATGATCAGTCATCAACAAACCAGAAGATAAAAATTCCCGATGAACAGAAGAGCCTGACCTTTGAAGGGCGTCCAAGCAACGGGTTGAACGAGCTGAAAGATAGAATTTTTTACAGTGAAGAAAAAGATACCAATACAATAAAAGCAAAAGCTGTAAATCTGAAACTGTTCAGTCAATCCGAATCGGCCCGATTAGGGGGATTGGAAGAAGACAGTCAATCATCTTCTTCCCTTTCTCTTTTGATTGCTATATTTGTTGGGATTTGTGTAGTACTTCTCATAGCGGTTATTGTTATCTGGAATAGAACGGCTCAAAGGAAACAGGGGTTGAAATAA